The following are encoded together in the Malaya genurostris strain Urasoe2022 chromosome 3, Malgen_1.1, whole genome shotgun sequence genome:
- the LOC131436849 gene encoding insulin-like growth factor-binding protein complex acid labile subunit isoform X1: MKTRLVVMLLTSCLFAKGCLSDNYADQCDSNITEIYRHSEWLRKMDSTLEYLEICKNNITILDPGAFQRFPKLIRLVLDDNSRLKFPFNGTQFLSQDSLIDLQCERCGIEKIYSQSLRYMPKLEIINLNANAIAEISPDAFLGNRDLKVIILSQNNLSSLSNELLVELSAVKVLNVSMNPLLEPEKKKPFLKSSVLEELWCDECGFSIIYYDTFAKLPNLTRLNLRRNEIVKITTPALLSHENLSILMLQNNQLSSINVILLNKLNKLCLDGNTIKLNCSLIASVEIETFYCSSSSGVGPECIVETTTVGSELGTLSSTAATVTTEITETTVISKMPVTIQALSQTSTVPSISLPVLVRKEFNAETITGISDAYISGYLLVICLVQIGVAFVLFVYLKLKKYDSNPEVNIYSENIINPNAIHTAIY; this comes from the exons ATGAAGACGCGTTTAGTGGTAATGTTGCTCACATCTTGCTTGTTTGCAAAGGGTTGTTTATCTGATAACTA TGCAGACCAATGCGACTCGAATATCACGGAAATTTATCGGCATAGTGAATGGCTCAGGAAAATGGATTCGACCTTAGAGTATCttgaaatatgcaaaaataACATAACAATACTTGATCCTGGCGCCTTTCAACGCTTCCCGAAGCTAATTCGATTGGTGCTAGATGACAACAGTCGGTTAAAATTCCCGTTCAATGGAACACAATTTCTCAGTCAGGATAGTTTGATTGATCTACAATGCGAACGTTGCGGAATCGAAAAAATCTACAGTCAGTCTTTGAGATATATGCCGAAACTGGAAATAATTAATTTGAATGCCAACGCAATTGCCGAAATTTCTCCCGATGCTTTTCTGGGCAATCGTGATTTGAAAGTGATCATTTTGAGTCAAAACAACTTGAGTTCTCTATCGAACGAACTGCTGGTGGAGCTCAGCGCTGTGAAAGTCCTGAATGTTAGCATGAATCCGTTGCTCGAACCAGAGAAGAAAAAACCTTTCCTCAAAAGTAGCGTTTTAGAAGAACTTTGGTGCGATGAATGCGGTTTcagtataatttattatgacaCATTTGCCAAACTCCCTAATTTGACTCGGCTAAATCTGAGGCGGAACGAAATCGTTAAAATTACGACTCCAGCATTGCTAAGCCACGAGAATCTCTCTATACTGATGCTTCAGAATAATCAACTCAGTAGCATCAATGTGATTCTGTTGAATAAGTTGAATAAACTATGCCTTGATGGCAACACCATTAAATTGAACTGTTCACTAATAGCGAGTGTAGAAATAGAAACATTTTACTGTTCCAGTTCCTCTGGCGTCGGGCCAGAATGCATAGTCGAAACTACGACTGTAGGTTCCGAGCTGGGAACCTTATCGTCAACAGCTGCAACGGTGACAACTGAGATAACGGAGACAACGGTGATTTCAAAAATGCCCGTGACAATCCAAGCTCTTTCACAAACTTCAACAGTACCTTCGATATCTCTACCGGTATTAGTAAGAAAGGAGTTCAATGCGGAGACCATTACCGGTATATCCGACGCTTATATTAGCGGTTATCTGTTGGTGATATGCTTAGTACAGATAGGTGTTGCGTTTGTGTTGTTTGTTTACCTAAAGCTGAAAAAGT
- the LOC131436849 gene encoding insulin-like growth factor-binding protein complex acid labile subunit isoform X2, producing MDSTLEYLEICKNNITILDPGAFQRFPKLIRLVLDDNSRLKFPFNGTQFLSQDSLIDLQCERCGIEKIYSQSLRYMPKLEIINLNANAIAEISPDAFLGNRDLKVIILSQNNLSSLSNELLVELSAVKVLNVSMNPLLEPEKKKPFLKSSVLEELWCDECGFSIIYYDTFAKLPNLTRLNLRRNEIVKITTPALLSHENLSILMLQNNQLSSINVILLNKLNKLCLDGNTIKLNCSLIASVEIETFYCSSSSGVGPECIVETTTVGSELGTLSSTAATVTTEITETTVISKMPVTIQALSQTSTVPSISLPVLVRKEFNAETITGISDAYISGYLLVICLVQIGVAFVLFVYLKLKKYDSNPEVNIYSENIINPNAIHTAIY from the coding sequence ATGGATTCGACCTTAGAGTATCttgaaatatgcaaaaataACATAACAATACTTGATCCTGGCGCCTTTCAACGCTTCCCGAAGCTAATTCGATTGGTGCTAGATGACAACAGTCGGTTAAAATTCCCGTTCAATGGAACACAATTTCTCAGTCAGGATAGTTTGATTGATCTACAATGCGAACGTTGCGGAATCGAAAAAATCTACAGTCAGTCTTTGAGATATATGCCGAAACTGGAAATAATTAATTTGAATGCCAACGCAATTGCCGAAATTTCTCCCGATGCTTTTCTGGGCAATCGTGATTTGAAAGTGATCATTTTGAGTCAAAACAACTTGAGTTCTCTATCGAACGAACTGCTGGTGGAGCTCAGCGCTGTGAAAGTCCTGAATGTTAGCATGAATCCGTTGCTCGAACCAGAGAAGAAAAAACCTTTCCTCAAAAGTAGCGTTTTAGAAGAACTTTGGTGCGATGAATGCGGTTTcagtataatttattatgacaCATTTGCCAAACTCCCTAATTTGACTCGGCTAAATCTGAGGCGGAACGAAATCGTTAAAATTACGACTCCAGCATTGCTAAGCCACGAGAATCTCTCTATACTGATGCTTCAGAATAATCAACTCAGTAGCATCAATGTGATTCTGTTGAATAAGTTGAATAAACTATGCCTTGATGGCAACACCATTAAATTGAACTGTTCACTAATAGCGAGTGTAGAAATAGAAACATTTTACTGTTCCAGTTCCTCTGGCGTCGGGCCAGAATGCATAGTCGAAACTACGACTGTAGGTTCCGAGCTGGGAACCTTATCGTCAACAGCTGCAACGGTGACAACTGAGATAACGGAGACAACGGTGATTTCAAAAATGCCCGTGACAATCCAAGCTCTTTCACAAACTTCAACAGTACCTTCGATATCTCTACCGGTATTAGTAAGAAAGGAGTTCAATGCGGAGACCATTACCGGTATATCCGACGCTTATATTAGCGGTTATCTGTTGGTGATATGCTTAGTACAGATAGGTGTTGCGTTTGTGTTGTTTGTTTACCTAAAGCTGAAAAAGT